Part of the Haloarchaeobius litoreus genome is shown below.
AGGTGAAGTAGTGGACGACCTGCCCGTCGTACCAGCCCTGCACCAGCCCGGTGTCCCCGTCGCCGGCGCGCTTCGTGGCGGTCGAGCCCTCGGGGACGATGGGGCAGTTCACCAGCGTGTCGGTCTCCTCGATGCTGTAGTCGCCGTCCATCAGCGTGCTGGCGCTCGTGATGGTGTTGGCGGTGTAGTCCCCTGGCACCGTTACGCGGTGGACGTGCCAGAAGTCGTTGTAGCCGTCGTCGCCCGGGACGACGTCGACGACGTTGAGCTGGCCCTCGACCGGGGTGTCCTCGCCCTCGCGGAACAGCGCGTAGATCGGTGCCGGGCTGGTCGGCTGCACGTCGAAGTTGTAGTACTCGACCGGCTCGCCACCCGGCCCGAGTCCCCGGGTGATGAACGGTGCCTGGTCGAAGTCGATGGCCTCCCCGGGCCCGGGAAGCCCGTTCTCGTCGGAGCGCACCATGAGCGTGCCGGCGTCCTCGCTGAAGCGGTCGATGGTCGGGCGCGGTGCAGAGGCGGGGTCGGTCGGCTCCGCGTCCATCATCCCCTCGTCGGTGGTCATCTCGTCGTCGGTCATCCCGTCGTCGGTCATCCCGTCGGTCATTCCATCGTCGTCACCGCCGGCGTCGCCGCCGCCGAGACAACCGGCGATGGCCGCGAGGCCGGTCGCGCCGGTCGCCGCGAGGAACGTGCGTCGGGTGTGGTCTGGGTTCGACATCACATCCGTCCCCGACGACGAACCCGTAAAAAAGGATTTTTCGAGATTCGAGCAGAGTCTCTACAGAGTGGTTGGGAACTGGTTCTAGATTTCGGCTCGATTCAGACGGCGACGTCGGGCGTCTCGCGGTTGCCGGTCAGCCGGCCGGCGACGAACCCGAGCAGGTAGCCGTAGGCGACGTGGGTGGCGATGGACGTGACGACGAACACCGCGAGGTCTATCCCCGAGTACATGGTCCCGAAGGCGACGACGAAGCCGGTCCAGAGCACGAGCGCGAAGACGACGCCCTGTTGGGCACGGGTCGCACCCGGCAGGTACGCACCGAGCGTCGCGAACGTGAGCGGCCACGCGAGCGCGCCGGCACCGAGGAACATCGCCATCCCGAGGGCGACGTTGTCCGCACCGACACCGGCCAGTTCGGCGAGCGTCGCGAACACGCTGATCTCCGGCGCGTAGATCGCGTTCACCGCGAGCAGCACGCCCGTCATGACGGTCGTGCCGACGATGCCGCCGGCGACCGCGCCCATCGCGGCCCGGAGCTCGTCGTCCCGTTCGGCCGTTCGGTCGAACTGGTCGTTATCCTCTTCTGCACCCGAGTGACTGCTTGCCATGTCACGACGTACCACCGCCATCGTCATAAACGATTGGCCGACGGGCCGAAGGTGTTCGCGACGGACTTTTTCCCGGGGAACGGCCGGCTCAGCCGATGACGCGCTGAACGACGTCGAACGCGTCGGCACGGTCGAGGAACGCGGGGAGCCCGAGGATGGCCGCGACCGTCGCCACCCCGACGACGAACTGCGCGGGACGGTTGGTCTCCAGCGCGACTCGCACGGCGACCAGGACGACCGCCAGGACGATACCGACGGCGAGCAGGAACGCCCCCTCGGCACGCTCGCGGTGGGCCGGAATGGGCTGTATCGTCCGGCAGGCCCAGACGCCGCCGAGGGAGGAGCCGAGCACGGCGACCGTCTGTGGGTCCGCGTCGGAGACGACGACGGCCGGCACGGCGACGACCGCCCCGAGCCCGTAGCCGACCGCGGGCCGGTCGCGCCAGAGCCGGTGGCCGAGGGCGAGGACGAGCACTCCGAGCGCCGCCCCGACGAGCACGTCGCCGAGGTAGTGGACGCCGAGGACGACCCGCGAGAGCCCGACCGACACGGCGAGCAGTCCGGCTGCGAGCGCCTTCGGCGGCTCCTCGAACCAGTCGAACTCCAGTGCGAGCCCGCCGTAGACGACGACCCCGGCGATGGCGTGACCGCTCGGGAAGCCGTAGCCGTCCTCCGCGACGAGCATGACCGACTCGGGTGGGCGCGGCATGGCGAAGAGCTCCTTCAGGAACAGCACGAGCGCGAACGCGAGAAAGGCGTACCCGACGACCGTCGCGGTCTCCTCGCGGCGGTAGCCCCAGTAGACGAGCGCCAGCAGCACCGTCAGCAGGCCGGGGTTGCCGAGCGCCGTCACGCCTGCGTACACGTCGACGAGCCCGTTCGGAAACGCCATCCGAATCGTCTCGCTCGCGGCCTCCAGTCGAACCATACCTTGCACGTTGAACGGCCCTGAACTGAACGCTTTCGCTTCAGCGGTCGGCCCAGTCGACCATCCGGGCGTACACGTCGTCGGTCGCGAGCGTCTCGCTGTCGCCGACGAGGACGAGCGAGCGCTTCGCCCGCGTCAGCGCGACGTTCACCCGGCGGTAGTCCTCGAAGATGGGACTGTCGAGGTCGCCAGAGGCGACGAAGGAGACGACGATGACCTCCTTGGCGGAGCCCTGGAAGCGGTCGACCGTGTCGACGGCGACGCCGACGGGCACGTCCCGGGTTATCTCGGCGACCTGCGCCCGGAAGGGTGCGATGACGCCGATGTCCTCGGGTTCCAGCCCGGCTTCGAGGTAGGCGTCGACGACCCGTCGGACCTCGGCTGCTTCGACGGCATCGGTGTGGCGGC
Proteins encoded:
- a CDS encoding phosphatase PAP2 family protein; this encodes MVRLEAASETIRMAFPNGLVDVYAGVTALGNPGLLTVLLALVYWGYRREETATVVGYAFLAFALVLFLKELFAMPRPPESVMLVAEDGYGFPSGHAIAGVVVYGGLALEFDWFEEPPKALAAGLLAVSVGLSRVVLGVHYLGDVLVGAALGVLVLALGHRLWRDRPAVGYGLGAVVAVPAVVVSDADPQTVAVLGSSLGGVWACRTIQPIPAHRERAEGAFLLAVGIVLAVVLVAVRVALETNRPAQFVVGVATVAAILGLPAFLDRADAFDVVQRVIG
- a CDS encoding DUF6789 family protein → MASSHSGAEEDNDQFDRTAERDDELRAAMGAVAGGIVGTTVMTGVLLAVNAIYAPEISVFATLAELAGVGADNVALGMAMFLGAGALAWPLTFATLGAYLPGATRAQQGVVFALVLWTGFVVAFGTMYSGIDLAVFVVTSIATHVAYGYLLGFVAGRLTGNRETPDVAV